GCGCGACTCTAGATTAGCAacaatgtgtgtgtgggggacaaatttacattaatattgttttttgttgtggtGTAACAATTTTCTTTACTCTTGGTAACAAATTTACTGCCTAGAAATGCGTAATTAATATTTGAAGTCTGCTTTTTTTGTGCACCAGGCTAGGAGGTGTAATTCTCTATATACTCTATGAAAAAGAGTGTGAAATAGTAGggaattgatttgaatattaTGGAAATGATATATATTCCATTTAGATAATATTACAATTCACTTGGTATTTAACACTTTTAAGGAGACAGTCTTGCATAGAAGGACACCGCCGTAGCCTGGTGGTAAATTTATGTGGTTTATTCAGCCCTCAGCCTCTCCAGTTGCTCAGTTTGAATCGGGCTTGACATTGCGCCGCAGGATGGCCGCTGCCAGGTCCTGTTTCATGGCCGCTTGCTGGCGTTGATCTGCCAGCGACTGTGTGCTCCGCAGCCCGTTGACAATGTCCTTGGTCTTGCCAAAGTAGATCTCGTTCAGCGTGTTCCTGATCTTGTTCTCCATCTCCTCGACCATCTTGCCAATGTTGGCTATGTGCGGCGACGACTCACTGACATTGGCGTCCTGTTCCTGCTGCCGCGTGAGGCTGCCGCCCAAGTTCATGGTGCCCGAACCCTGTTTGTGGGTCTGCAGCCACAACATGGCCGTCGACGTTAGCTTGTAGTGGGCCGTTCGGCCAGTGGTTTTCTCCTGCACCTCCACCACATGTATGGAATCCCAGCAGCCCCGGATCATCTTGCTGCCATCTCCCGCCTTCTTGATCAGTATAACAGCGGCAAATCCATGATCCAGATCCCATAGATACACGGAGGACACGCCACCCTCGTAGTACATATCCCTGTACTGATCAAACGCATAGTTGGCCTCGATTTCCAGTTTTCTCAGACGCTCCGAGGGCATTTGGCCATCCTCCAGCGGCGGATAGTAGGAGTTCGACCAGGGCGATCTATACGAATCACCATCCCTATTGTAGTCACACAGCAGGTAATCCTTGCCGTGCTCCTTATCCTTGGCTATCTTAAGTGGTTGATCCACGGAGGAGAGCAAATCCTCGCAGAGATCGGGTGCCAAGTCAATCAGATCAATCAGGTTCTTCTCGATTTGCTGGGGCGGCAGTCGTCGCATCAGATCCAGCGCACAATCCATTTGCATTTCCGACTGAAAAGAGTTAGTGGCAATagatagcttttaaaattgagTCACTGTGCAGCGGCGATAagaaaagtgactaaaaaGTCCCTGAGTTTCGGAATGCCACCCGGCAATATTGGACTACCATATATGGGCATAATTTTCAGGTCACCGCCCTTTGCAAATTCATTTCTTTGTTAAGTTCTAAACACAACAAAAGCAATAATTCATTAAGAAATGGGCGGTAGCCACCTAAATCCACCGCTTGTTGGCCCTGTTTTTTTCACTTCTTACCATTTAACACAACTATTACTCACCATTTTGATACTTTTTTGCTTTCCTTTGATCAAGTGTACACTTCTCTTAGCTCAACTTTAAGTTCGTGGGGACACGGCCGATCTTAAATTTAGCTAGGATAATACGTTTTTATTGCAAGTAATTGCACTAAATTGacacttttctttattattaagattggattttatatatttttgctgtGGTGGTCGGGTGTGACCAGTTACGCGAAAATACTTAACAATAACTTGtatgtattattaaaataccGTCATATATCCGAGACTCAAACCAAcatactttatatttatttatacccttacaaagttattgtaatttgagtcaaaaatttaaaaatataaacgaaaaacaattacaatttcGAAGTTGTTTCATTTTTACGAATGTACTTCGAGATATAGTGATGTCATATAGCTATCAAAGGGAAATTCATTGGAATACCACACAactaatatgtttttttgttccaACTTGGTCAATATAAGACTCACAACCAAAAGACTGTCTGTTTTGTGCAGCTGGAGACGAATAGTACTTACACCTATCCATCCAAAGTcaactattaaaaatatattatttactaatctcaaaattttgttagaaaattttcccaaattaaaaattgttcgaaaactggttacatcataaaaatggcaaaatatCGAGCCGAAATCACAATCTTAGTTTTAtatgcagagttttagagacggAAGtcccaatactttaaagatatgccattttgaaatggaatgtttgcaagaaaagttatggaattaaaactgaaggtttttgaaacattttttacaatgttttttttcggttatTAATAAAGGAGTTgtgtcgtaaaaatatcaacacaaaatttcaaattaaaatttaaatgcacatttttagaggcttaagccacaagagtttaaaaaaatacaactatgaaatcggatgcgtaaaagaaaagttatggatttagaactgaagatttttggtcacttttctgcaaagacgattttttcggagatttaataaggggttacatcataaaaattgcaaaaaatcgacccgaaattacaaaccaagactTAAACGCAGATTTGTAGAGCACTAacccacaagactttaaagatatgccattttgaattcggatgtttgcaagaaaagttatggaattaaaagtgcaggtttttggtaactTTTATACAatgattttttcggaaattaattaaggaattatccaaaaaattaaaaacccaaatttaaaaaaaaaaatttaaatgcaatttttgagAGACTTAAGCAACAAGcatttgaagatatacaactttgaaatcggatgcgtgaaagaaaagttatggatatAGAACTGCAAGTTTTTGGtcagttttctgcaaagacgattgtTTCAGacatttagaaaggggttacatcataaaaatgaaaaaaaatcgaGCCGAAAACACAATCTAAGTTTTAtatgcagagttttagagacggaagccccaatactttaaagatatgccattttgaaatcggattattgcaagaaaagttatggaattaaaaatgaagggttttggaacattttttacaatgtttttttcggaaattaattaggaagctttgtcaaaaaattaaaaagccaaatttttaaaacaaaattgaaatgcaaattttttgaGTCTTAAgtcacaagactttaaagatataccacttcaaaatcggatgcctgaaagaaaaattatgtatataaAGCTGTCGGTTTTTTGGTAACTTTTCAGCAAagcaattttttgaaaatttagaaaggggttacatcataaaaatgacaaaaaatcgactcaaaattacaaaccaacttttaaatgcagatttttacaGAATAAAGCAAcaagacattaaagatatacaactttaaaatcggaagcctgtaagaaaagttatggatttaatgCTGTCGGTTTTTTGGTAACTTTTCAGATATTTAGAAAgaggttacatcataaaaattacaaaaaatccatcagaaattaaaaaccaagtttaaatgcagatttttataGACTAAAGCAACATGACAataaagatatacaacttcGAACAGCTTAGctgttaaactttaaattaaaaatgccgTATTTCCCCGAAATAAAACCAAACGaaatctttgtttttattatattttagcAACAAGTTTATTGAATTTAGTTTCGTTCATATACTTTTTATGCTTAATTCCATTCTGGTTGCCCAACTTCCATTCCGTGTTTTGTGAGTTTCTGTTACAATgcgtttggtttttgttttcgttttctgTGACTGTTCGGTTTAGCTtacttgtagttttttttaatatgttacACAAAAATGTATGGCATAATCGTAAATTTTATCCGAGTGTtcatgtttaaaatatattttaagctgCTTCGCTTGCGTATTCTTcagatatacatacatacatatttagaAATCATATGGCTGCTCCGAAAGTGTGCCTCGATCCTTGgactttttgaatttttacatTAACTTTAGCCAAATATGCGTGTGGGTTTTTGCTTCGTTAGTTAGTAAGTAGTTCAGTAAACTTAATTAACCGCTTTTGGTTTTAGATTTGCGCTTCGAATACGCGTGTAAGGTGTGTATACTTCGACCATATACATAAATGTAAAATCTcagactttaatttttaactaagGTGCACTACTACATACAGAAATCGTTCAGAGAAATGTGAACTAAATCGAaggttttacttttttgtcgcagcttaagtttttatttagcCTTGGTAAACGGTGACATGtgtatttgtaaaataagGGCAGGTTGTTTCTACTAATCTCGAATAACTtagataattataatttgtatttcttagTTGTTCTTTTGAAGTTTAATATTTCggctaattaaatatttatttacttatgcTCTGTCGCATTCTTAGACATTGTGCCAATTAATCGAAATCAAAAGCGGTTTCTcagataataataaatacataactCCATTTTTCAATCGTATTTCGTATTTTCGtatttctcgttttttttcgCTCAATAATTATGCAACATTCGCTTATCAACGCTTCGACAATCAAATGTAATCACAGTTTTATGTTTTCCTTCTTTATATAAACTCATTTTCATTTAgctatttattttactattttttcaagttgttgttgttgtgtgtgtttttgtaaGTGTATGTCTGTATGTTAGTTTGTTGTAGTTGTTCTTGATTTTGTGTGggtggtaaaaataaaaaatattaaaaagaggGGTAAGATAAGAACATGCTTAGTCCTCATGTGCTTCAAAAACTCACCTAACTTCTCAATCATCTCCTCAATCTCGATCTCAATCTAAATCCCATTCCATGCTTATGAACATCTCAACTCACTGATCCTTTCCATGATCGCATTATTAGATTATTAATACTATTACGTATTTAGAAAACTTTAAGAATATTGCACAACTTGTGAAAATGTTGACTTGACT
This genomic stretch from Drosophila gunungcola strain Sukarami unplaced genomic scaffold, Dgunungcola_SK_2 000001F, whole genome shotgun sequence harbors:
- the LOC128262325 gene encoding F-actin-capping protein subunit beta, producing the protein MSEMQMDCALDLMRRLPPQQIEKNLIDLIDLAPDLCEDLLSSVDQPLKIAKDKEHGKDYLLCDYNRDGDSYRSPWSNSYYPPLEDGQMPSERLRKLEIEANYAFDQYRDMYYEGGVSSVYLWDLDHGFAAVILIKKAGDGSKMIRGCWDSIHVVEVQEKTTGRTAHYKLTSTAMLWLQTHKQGSGTMNLGGSLTRQQEQDANVSESSPHIANIGKMVEEMENKIRNTLNEIYFGKTKDIVNGLRSTQSLADQRQQAAMKQDLAAAILRRNVKPDSN